A stretch of the Theileria equi strain WA chromosome 1, complete sequence genome encodes the following:
- a CDS encoding hypothetical protein (encoded by transcript BEWA_026360A): protein MSLVRLAYHTIAESTEADFILYGNFILPDSRDVLIVKDRKILLYTLVSKNKHQGATKETSPKIKTQEESNNATSGPESNDKGSSCTNTESKEPKKGGKTTQKGTKRKRNQQTVQDDTEAPKGSKDVESTESNTEKKEDVEKDERDSAIFVCQFSFFGAPVAVKILKDAVFHEYQAYEEVKVGSGSKTTNASSTESTTKKGGKKATKKAKQAEYVQKYKEGLLNTEDTLEHKEKILATSALILVFESGHVVTCAYDRFENTFVTLSMHILAENEEDTGDFSAVSRGNLVTDTFISIHVGNEWSLQNVHTASSSDPPSECRLGTFCRQFIIAICYDGRVINIFSLQTQFTRPLNIKSFKQPEIFKTIPVDSTERKHIALVPWLQISKFYTIDVDYKFGLCDNTYFVRGLDFSTDVFCILIATSSETIATHETLDDTDIIGGMSLVCLNFDVHTMQYNVIHRVDALPLDIQGIHAYNYKDATISYLKSSGGTNGIESSKICDVCTPFVYNRDTIIWFNTFETAVYWQFLSPTAFLAPNVCEHANLRNKYVYRDSTHLRIDLDDYHFCNFTLIPKSGGHLYVGRPIIHAKRGMIDIVWEKFGEVEHPISTCIETEVGFVASGNGIELSIYTHERREFTLVSMDPSAVQEENSVELAKVGASEENDSEVKNILPGKLQHIYTVNLPDIPLSITFSTTPEGQKLKNSFTNVSPVTCKFLLENIGILKEVKNTTLAEHSTLEDFLSSETTQTPNVTSTVPDTPAKVKRRRKKVYTLPYEKQLEELRKLDVTRGRQALVGVSGQYLTVLLEKVPLLVLYKMKIESGARIIGFGEKCLLTWESGSSIIDVHAPTKKIESDQVIPLDTSLSTVAYGILKNGTFCQVTPEAILLTKDGKSKSHNAKSTIFQAHFIDSSIVCLSYDQKLVVYKVEKLGLSVHVEYTNVVSCGVYIPTRLGSVWKDSFTFVQNDSLYCVELVSLKHVVTLHNLLNVDEILDNDHKESEDADGVVKEEAIISATLVDVSVEDIGPTLLLFITGRPLIVYRSFFVDESIRFKLHLHKFVTPIPSSLHVGETRVNCTYRCAYNPVHISRNSSKQSSDHITIVYPYCTPKDMVIESNEMENEAHSSIFERRWNQFVPPMLRLSSVLNRLYIHKYDTPSGITSAYTLSSLVLMTTTDGNIVVSRNENEQTDFLVTLNGGIKRSGSEQTSVSTSDKDIYMEDVSANAESKDVTVESPQEEPVTANTDQNDKGSTEDKENSAPVNPFFDPQFCTIVNNQDEIKLHIKGDSERLIFNGELISKRFKLKEREATITAVSGRDYLLQNGRIIHQGGTSKESQGGLSGKLFAVVVKRRMNAKRELMNILDHRFRLQFKHIALDPIYSGANPMEKIEANRELELFLQTYQVLDWKIDQNGHITGKVDTESITSTGLSGEEYRDYVLLFHMGDLSFWYAEYELEAYEVVLSMTFGVIDNVEYLLIGTCTSLGEHIETKGEVIILSLSSNSLYTKPLIKTEDAVREGDTDEVICNPAQKCHKMDIYCKRRFSGPITFLSALNSDFDVLFGAQFDFLSDLESAEASQNKKWILNHFMPNSNHFVHSVGSNIFVHEITNKTFVRGAFAETPICISSGCIFNKFIILGDIFKGVYFYMYCHDVSSDSRSICKIASTSPKAALSIVACAPLVNQESIAILASDFDGNLLVFSHNHDENHRDKLNVESAVRLENRVVQFVRRETNAGKLGEPIGVFGWTASGSLIKAFMPDYKNFQLFKMLENALDSVTIKPLGIMHQTFSSPALRPQMQQTQLTWPTEADILVLDILDTLPFQPASVIHDVMSKISAEDISVYGVLKLMDSTLFSL, encoded by the coding sequence ATGAGTCTTGTGCGCCTGGCATATCATACAATCGCAGAATCCACAGAGGCGGACTTTATCCTCTACGGGAACTTTATCCTGCCAGATTCCAGGGACGTTTTGATTGTTAAGGATCGTAAAATCCTCCTATATACACTGGTGTCCAAGAACAAACACCAGGGAGCAACAAAAGAGACGTCCCCGAAGATAAAGACACAAGAGGAAAGTAATAACGCCACTTCTGGGCCAGAATCAAACGATAAAGGCAGTAGCTGCACAAATACAGAGTCAAAAGAACCTAAAAAGGGAGGTAAAACCACTCAGAAAGGAACCAAACGGAAGAGAAATCAACAAACTGTGCAGGATGATACAGAAGCCCCTAAAGGCAGCAAGGATGTAGAAAGTACGGAATCTAACACAGAGAAGAAGGAGGATgtggaaaaggatgaaagaGACTCTGCCATATTTGTCTGTCAATTCTCATTTTTCGGAGCTCCAGTTGCTGTAAAAATTCTAAAGGATGCGGTATTCCATGAATATCAAGCGTACGAAGAAGTAAAGGTTGGATCTGGCTCCAAAACTACCAATGCTTCTAGCACAGAATCTACTACAAAGAAGGGTGGAAAGAAGGCTACTAAAAAGGCAAAACAGGCTGAATATGTGCAAAAATACAAGGAAGGTTTGTTAAATACTGAGGATACTCTAGAACATAAGGAAAAAATATTGGCAACGAGTGCACTAATTCTAGTCTTTGAGTCCGGTCATGTTGTAACGTGTGCATATGATCGTTTTGAGAATACGTTTGTGACGTTATCGATGCACATTTTAGCtgaaaatgaagaagatacaGGTGATTTTTCTGCGGTTTCTCGTGGAAACCTGGTTACGGATACGTTTATTTCCATACATGTTGGAAATGAATGGAGTCTACAAAATGTACATACAGCCTCCTCTAGTGATCCACCATCGGAATGTAGGCTTGGAACTTTTTGCAGGCAATTTATAATAGCTATATGTTATGACGGAAGAGTAATAAACATTTTCTCCCTGCAAACTCAATTTACTAGGCCACTTAATATCAAGAGCTTTAAGCAGCCTGAGATATTCAAAACTATTCCAGTTGACTCTACAGAGAGAAAACATATAGCTCTTGTTCCATGGCTTCagatttcaaaattctATACCATCGATGTAGATTACAAATTTGGTCTCTGTGATAATACGTACTTTGTACGTGGGTTGGACTTTTCTACTGAtgtattttgtattttaatCGCCACATCAAGTGAAACAATAGCAACTCATGAAACCCTAGATGATACAGACATAATAGGTGGGATGAGCCTTGTATGTCTTAATTTTGATGTGCATACAATGCAGTACAATGTTATCCACAGAGTTGACGCCCTTCCACTCGATATTCAGGGTATACATGCGTACAATTACAAAGATGCTACTATCAGTTATTTAAAATCGTCTGGTGGGACAAATGGGatagaatcatcaaaaatttgcGATGTATGCACGCCCTTTGTCTACAATAGGGATACAATTATATGGTTCAACACATTTGAAACTGCAGTTTATTGGCAATTTTTGTCACCCACGGCATTTCTCGCTCCAAATGTCTGTGAACATGCGAATCTTAGAAATAAGTATGTCTATAGGGATTCTACGCACTTACGCATCGATCTTGACGATTATCACTTTTGCAATtttacactcattccaaAGTCTGGCGGACATTTGTACGTCGGAAGACCGATTATTCATGCCAAAAGAGGGATGATCGACATTGTTTGGGAAAAGTTTGGTGAAGTAGAACATCCTATATCCACATGCATAGAAACTGAAGTTGGATTTGTGGCATCGGGAAATGGAATTGAACTTTCAATATATACACATGAACGCAGAGAATTTACCCTTGTTTCAATGGACCCTTCCGCggtacaagaagaaaattcGGTGGAATTGGCCAAAGTTGGAGCTTCTGAAGAGAATGATTCAGAGgttaaaaatattttaccGGGGAAATTACAACATATCTATACCGTAAATCTACCAGATATCCCACTGAGCATAACATTCAGCACTACTCCTGAGGGACAAAAGTTGAAAAATAGCTTCACAAACGTTTCTCCAGTaacttgtaaatttttACTGGAAAATATAGGAATACTAAAGGAAGTAAAAAATACGACACTTGCGGAACACAGTACCCTTGAAGATTTCCTATCCTCAGAGACTACACAAACTCCAAACGTAACTTCCACAGTGCCAGATACACCTGCAAAAGTTAaaagaaggaggaaaaaGGTATACACTTTACCGTATGAAAAACAGCTGGAAGAATTGCGTAAGTTGGATGTTACTAGGGGAAGACAAGCACTAGTTGGAGTATCTGGACAATATTTGACCGTGTTGTTGGAAAAGGTTCCTCTTTTGGTTCTTTATAAGATGAAAATAGAAAGTGGTGCTAGAATTATCGGAtttggtgaaaaatgtCTGCTCACATGGGAATCTGGTTCTTCTATAATCGATGTTCATGCTCCCACGAAAAAGATCGAATCAGACCAAGTAATACCACTGGATACAAGTTTATCGACTGTAGCATATGGGATACTCAAAAATGGAACATTTTGTCAAGTAACTCCTGAAGCTATCCTACTAACAAAGGATGGAAAGAGCAAAAGTCATAATGCAAAGTCCACGATATTCCAGGCACATTTTATAGACTCTAGCATAGTGTGCTTGTCTTATGATCAGAAACTTGTAGTATACAAGGTAGAAAAGCTGGGACTTTCTGTGCATGTAGAGTATACCAATGTAGTATCTTGCGGAGTTTATATTCCAACGAGGCTTGGTAGCGTATGGAAGGACTCTTTTACATTTGTGCAAAATGATTCACTCTACTGTGTAGAACTCGTCTCACTAAAACATGTGGTCACCTTGCATAACTTGCTAAATGTTGATGAGATATTGGACAATGATCATAAAGAGAGTGAGGATGCTGATGGCGTTGTAAAAGAAGAGGCTATAATCAGTGCAACATTAGTTGATGTATCTGTGGAGGATATTGGACCAACGTTACTCTTGTTCATTACTGGAAGACCACTGATAGTATATCGCTCATTTTTTGTGGATGAATCAATCAGATTTAAACTTCATCTCCACAAATTCGTAACCCCAATACCCAGCTCTCTACATGTTGGTGAGACAAGGGTAAATTGTACATACAGGTGCGCATACAACCCTGTACATATATCCAGAAATTCTTCTAAACAATCATCCGATCACATCACTATAGTGTATCCGTACTGCACTCCAAAAGATATGGTTATTGAATCTAATGAGATGGAGAATGAAGCGCACTCATCAATATTTGAGAGAAGATGGAACCAATTTGTTCCACCTATGCTCAGGTTATCGAGTGTATTAAATAGGCTATACATTCACAAGTATGATACTCCCTCTGGAATAACCTCTGCCTATACATTATCTTCTCTCGTACTAATGACTACTACGGATGGGAATATTGTTGTTTCTAGGAATGAAAATGAGCAAACTGACTTCTTAGTAACGCTAAATGGAGGAATTAAAAGAAGTGGAAGTGAACAAACTAGTGTTTCCACAAGCGACAAAGACATTTATATGGAAGATGTAAGTGCGAATGCAGAGAGTAAGGATGTAACTGTGGAAAGTCCGCAAGAGGAACCTGTCACCGCAAACACTGACCAAAATGATAAGGGCAGCacagaagataaagaaAATTCTGCACCTGTAAATCCATTCTTTGATCCACAATTTTGTACAATTGTAAATAATCAAGATGAAATTAAATTACACATAAAGGGTGATTCTGAAAGACTAATTTTCAATGGAGAATTGATATCTAAAAGGTTTAAACTGAAAGAAAGGGAGGCCACGATAACCGCAGTGTCTGGAAGAGACTATTTACTTCAAAATGGACGTATTATACACCAGGGAGGTACCTCAAAAGAATCGCAGGGTGGACTATCTGGAAAGCTCTTTGCTGTTGTTGTAAAGCGTAGGATGAATGCTAAAAGGGAActtatgaatattttggatCACAGGTTTAGGCTGCAATTTAAGCATATTGCCCTGGATCCAATTTACTCTGGAGCAAATCCAATGGAAAAAATTGAAGCAAATAGAGAGCTAGAGCTGTTTTTGCAGACATACCAGGTATTGGATTGGAAAATTGACCAAAATGGACATATCACCGGAAAGGTAGATACTGAATCAATTACATCTACAGGTTTATCTGGTGAAGAATATAGAGATTATGTTTTATTATTTCACATGGGTGACTTAAGCTTCTGGTATGCAGAATATGAATTGGAAGCATATGAAGTCGTTCTATCAATGACATTTGGGGTTATTGATAACGTGGAATATCTCCTCATTGGTACATGCACTAGTTTAGGGGAACATATTGAAACGAAGGGAGAAGTCATTATATTATCCCTGTCTTCAAATAGTCTCTATACAAAACCATTGATAAAAACCGAGGATGCAGTAAGAGAAGGGGACACAGATGAAGTTATTTGCAATCCAGCTCAAAAGTGTCACAAAATGGATATATATTGCAAGAGGAGATTTTCTGGGCCAATAACATTCTTGTCAGCTCTAAATAGTGATTTTGATGTCTTGTTTGGAGCGCAGTTTGATTTCTTGAGTGATCTTGAGAGCGCAGAAGCTAGTCAGAATAAAAAGTGGATTTTAAATCATTTTATGCCAAACTCAAATCACTTTGTGCATTCAGTCGGTTCAAATATATTTGTTCACGAAATAACAAACAAGACTTTTGTAAGGGGTGCATTTGCAGAGACACCAATCTGCATTTCCTCGGGTTGTATTTTTAACAAGTTTATAATCTTGGGAGATATTTTCAAAGGGGTATACTTCTACATGTACTGTCACGATGTATCAAGTGACTCTAGAAGTATATGTAAAATTGCCTCCACATCTCCTAAAGCCGCACTTTCAATCGTTGCATGCGCACCTCTCGTTAACCAGGAAAGTATCGCAATATTAGCATCTGATTTCGATGGAAATCTCCTTGTATTTTCACACAATCATGATGAAAATCACAGGGACAAGCTAAATGTGGAATCCGCTGTACGGTTAGAAAACAGAGTTGTACAATTCGTAAGAAGGGAAACAAATGCTGGAAAGCTTGGAGAGCCAATTGGTGTATTTGGATGGACTGCAAGTGGAAGTCTAATAAAGGCATTTATGCCAGATTATAAAAACTTTCAACTCTTTAAGATGTTGGAGAATGCATTAGACTCTGTGACGATAAAGCCACTCGGAATTATGCATCAAACATTCTCATCTCCAGCTTTAAGACCTCAAATGCAGCAAACACAGCTCACATGGCCAACTGAAGCAGATATTTTGGTCTTGGATATCCTTGACACGCTACCATTTCAACCTGCAAGTGTGATACATGATGTCATGTCGAAAATTTCCGCCGAAGATATTAGCGTATATGGCGTTTTAAAACTTATGGATTCCACACTATTTTCATTATAA